In Gammaproteobacteria bacterium, a single window of DNA contains:
- a CDS encoding type II toxin-antitoxin system VapC family toxin: MKIVVDTNVLVRFVVGDDDRQAKAAVMALENAEIVAIGAHALCELVWVLNRSYGVARQDIVETIRKLTSARNVEVDRLAVEAGLAMLEAGGDFADGIIAHEGHWLGGETFLSFDKQAVKLLVKQGRTASLL, translated from the coding sequence ATGAAGATCGTCGTCGACACCAATGTCCTGGTTCGCTTCGTTGTCGGCGACGACGATCGCCAGGCGAAAGCAGCGGTTATGGCGCTCGAAAATGCAGAGATTGTCGCGATTGGCGCACATGCGCTCTGCGAACTGGTGTGGGTGCTCAATCGCAGCTACGGCGTCGCCCGACAGGACATCGTGGAGACGATCCGCAAGCTGACGAGCGCGAGGAATGTGGAGGTCGATCGACTGGCCGTCGAAGCCGGATTGGCGATGTTGGAAGCGGGGGGCGACTTCGCCGACGGCATCATCGCTCACGAGGGCCATTGGTTGGGCGGTGAAACCTTTCTGTCATTCGACAAGCAGGCGGTGAAACTTCTGGTGAAGCAGGGCCGCACGGCAAGCCTGCTCTGA
- a CDS encoding AbrB/MazE/SpoVT family DNA-binding domain-containing protein produces MTTLTVTARGQVTFRKDVLRHLGIKPGEKIELSLLPGGVAMLKVAQPLGSIRDVAACLRGRTNGRKLTIEEIGEAIAQAGVNG; encoded by the coding sequence ATGACTACGCTCACGGTAACCGCTAGAGGACAGGTCACGTTCCGCAAGGACGTGCTTCGGCATTTGGGCATCAAGCCTGGCGAGAAGATTGAGTTGTCGCTTCTGCCGGGTGGTGTGGCGATGCTGAAGGTGGCACAGCCCTTGGGCTCGATTCGCGACGTGGCGGCTTGCCTGCGTGGTCGGACCAATGGGCGAAAGCTTACGATCGAGGAGATCGGCGAGGCCATTGCGCAGGCTGGCGTAAACGGTTGA